The nucleotide window TTTGAAGCCCTCACAGCGGTACCAATCCCACATGGAAAGAATCACCTTATTCTGAACCCTGGAATACAGGGAATATTCTATTATCTGTTCCCAGATGCTCAGTTAACATTTATGTCAAACCTTTGTGATAGAACCTGCATTATGGGGATGTGTGAACCTTAACAAGGCTGTAGGGTGCTTGCCCTCTACATACTGAGTAGATTCTTTTATGACATCATGCTGTCTGaatgtttgctcatttttttgctcttttttttctctttcatataCTTAttcaataaaatacacaaaatatacCAAGGATTGTAccagaaattaaatattattttgaaaaatgcatgccCAGGATTACCTTTGATGGTATGTGGGTGTATTCAGAGATACAATTCAGTTCCTTAACGTGGAATGTTTATTACATATTGCATAAAACTCATTGCACAGTTTTTAATGGATCTGACCCCACCCATTTACTGTTCCCTAGCCACCATAAACACACTGCTGGATACTAGCAGCATACCAGCTGCCACTCCCCACATAAATGAATAGAAGATGttgcaacaacagcagccccTGCTGAATTCACTAACACAGCTTACGGCAAAgtataaatacaatattaatacaTGCTTTGCTTTCACTGTAGAGTTCTGTTCTAATTCTGGAGTTTCTGGATTGGACACATCAAGCACATACCAAACAAACTGCCTCTGTATAGGACCAGTgggaaaatgaaacataaatattaatcatTGGTTTGATTTCTAAATATTCCCCATTCATCCACAGAGAACCCACATGGgcatttttgaaaatggtttAGTGTACTTTCTCTAGACAGCCTCATTGTagcaaaccaaaaaatgaaattaatgtgcaTACTGTACTAGTAAAGAAATCAAATGGCAATTCCACTGAGGGATTTTTTCAGCAGTGATTAGTACTGTTACAGTATGACAACAGCCATATaacacagtgtacagtgtgatTGACAACTGTTGTAAAGGTACAGGTTAAAAGGCACACCCTCTCCGTATCAGGTCAAACTTTGACTCCATCTGGCTTGGTTGGACCTTGCCAGGATCATGTGAGGTGGTCATATGTCAGACTTCCCGGAGTTTTTTACCCTTTGCCTGTGATCGGAAAACCCCTCATCTTGGCAATTTAATACAGTTCAACGGAAAAACTGTCAACTGTTTTGAGAGACTGCATTGGTTGTGGTAGCATTTCATGACTTTTTTGCCTCACTTTGCAAAACGTGTAAAGGGATCCCTCCTGTGAGGCAGGCTGATTTGAGAGCCGAGCCTGCACTGCAAGGTGAGAGCGTGTTGATGAAAATGCAGtgatccctctctttcttccagGCTGTTATGGGCTATGGTGTTTCCCCTGCATGGGCTGTTCCATAGCCAGCGACATGAAcgagtgctgtctgtgtgggatATCCATGGCGATGCGCAGCGTGTACAGGACCAGATACAACATCAGGGTGAGCGCTGCCACTCCACCTGTTCTGCCGTTCACCAGGTGTTCCCTGGGATCCTTCCGTCCCACAACACCTTAacctgatctggggtcagcggCAATAATGACAATGTTTGTGCACTTGTTCAAAAATGTAACCCTTCTTTAGATTTGTCGTTAAAGATAATTGACAAAGATCATTTTTTTGAGCCCGGTCCTTTGGTGAGTGATGATGCGCTGTTGCAGTGGTACTCTCCAGATTATAGGCTCTAGCTCTCTCACCAACTAAAGGATTCTTTAAAATTTGAACGGCTTTTTGACCTTAATAATGTGACTTTGTTGATGAAGACAAGTCACACGTGAGAAAATGGCCTCTGTCACATTCCTCAGGCTTTAATGTCCTCTGTTTCTGGTCCCCAGGGCTCCTTGTGTAAAGACTTCCTGGTCAACGCCTTCTGTCTGGTTTGCTCGACCTGCCAGCTGAAGAGGGACATTGAGAAGAGAAAGGAACAGGGGATCTTCTGAGGCGGAGGAGGTATGCAAAGGGATATGTACCGCACAACATGCAGCACTCTCAGTCAGTGGTGGCTCCCTTTCTGAGACATCAACAGAGTTCACCTTTGCGAATGTTCATCTACACTGTTAACAATAATCCAGGAAAACACCTCAGAAAAACCGTGCTGTGAACCAGTGTGGACTTAAATGTTTGGTGTAGAGCCAATACGCCTAATTCTGAATGCAGACGTGAAACATGAATCAGAATTATGTTTGTTGTTATTCAGTGTATGTCTACCCTATTTGTAGGACCAGCACATCGATTTTCTGAGGGGGCTGGATCACAGTGTCTCCCAGGTGTGACCAGACAAACACGAAGAAATCTTCTTGCCAACTTCTACAACTTCTGGATTTGCATAATTGCCAAATATGACCATAGATGTTGTTTAAAGGTTTTTTATCAACAGAGCAATTAACAATAAATGTTATTCTAAATAAaaccatgtatttttttccactcaaaatatttatatgaaaataatgaaaataatgagcACCATTTTCACCATTTGAGCACTTTTTAGTTGTAATATTATTATGCTTAATGGTTTTGGCCTTATGGCTCTggtaaatcaaataaaataatttaactgaCGTAAATTACTCATATCCATGAAACATTCCTAATGTCTGGAATAGGCTGAAATATCTTATATCTTCTGCTGATACCCATCTTCTACTAATATCCTTGCTGTACATCTGATTTTGACTGTAGTTTTACAATGCATCTACAAGCAGAGagtgtatttgaaaaaaaacttgaaaatatatttttaaggGTGTATCCAAATATGTCTAAGGAATTTAAGGAAGGTAATAATCTGAGGCCTAATGTGCCCATCAACATATTTCCAGCCTGTCATTTCAACATTAGTCAGTTACAAGCGGAGAGTCTTTCATCATCTATGCACGTAGTTACCCAGAAGCAGAGCAGAATGGAAAGGTGCAGGACAGTGGCGCTGTTATGTctgatcattcggggctatagcccccaatattttcaccctgaaagaggaggtgtttatagcaagacaacagacagactgtgcaaCAGAGCGGAAattgacttgcagcgtccaaaggtgtgacaatatttatttattataaaggtaaatataacctccccaacctaccgatgccgatctcccttcaaaaaaaagacaagccccaggcaaacttgacttggCCCacagatcttttcaatagcGAGAAACGCCCCTGGTGCAGGAGCCCTGAAAGACACAAAGTGATGTCACATCTACCTCTGCATCTCCTGCTTCCAGGGACAAACAAAGGAAATCACAGGGGATCATATTTATGGAAGCAGTGGGAGACACTAACCTGGAAGGTTTGGTATAACAAACCCATAAATTAGACGATTAAAAGATGGGATTTGTAACAAAGACTTAGACGGTTTAATTATATCACctgcaagattttttttaaaagaatctTACTTTGATCTGTTATTCATTCAGAAATTGTCTCATGTGATTACTGTTTTTCTATGGGAATCGTGGGTGGTGAGAACGTATTGAAGATGAGATGCAATGCAAGACACCATAGGGTTACATTAGACCTATCAGCCACAAGctgattttaatgtttgtatGGATTGTGTCTACTTGACAGTACGACAGCAACACCCTACACAGGATATGAACCTGCAAACAATGACTTACATAACACTATACATCGAAATATTATGTTTGTTATTAATTTCCATGGAAGGTAATGGCACTTTTCAACATAGTTATCCTCCAGCTACAAACAAGAGCACCATG belongs to Megalops cyprinoides isolate fMegCyp1 chromosome 5, fMegCyp1.pri, whole genome shotgun sequence and includes:
- the LOC118777373 gene encoding placenta-specific gene 8 protein-like — translated: MAVTTQPGSYAPSDFQSGLCDFFDDCGTCCYGLWCFPCMGCSIASDMNECCLCGISMAMRSVYRTRYNIRGSLCKDFLVNAFCLVCSTCQLKRDIEKRKEQGIF